A section of the Leptospira kobayashii genome encodes:
- a CDS encoding zinc ribbon domain-containing protein — translation MDFLLYFYILLFGLILLSPFLIFYYYFQTDSSPFGKDSEEELLPFTQKKQNLLDSLKDVRSDFHSRKLTEEEFQSISVPFLQKLDEVELEIKNFKETKNLTKQTIQTLEPQRTVEGWTCRNCGTSISIPNANFCPSCGSSKLA, via the coding sequence ATGGATTTTCTCCTCTATTTCTATATTCTGCTATTTGGACTCATTCTCTTATCTCCCTTCTTGATTTTTTATTATTATTTTCAGACAGATAGTTCTCCTTTCGGAAAGGATTCGGAAGAAGAGTTACTTCCTTTCACGCAAAAAAAACAAAATCTTTTGGATTCATTGAAAGACGTCAGATCCGATTTTCATTCCAGAAAATTAACGGAAGAAGAGTTTCAATCTATATCAGTTCCTTTTTTGCAAAAACTGGATGAAGTGGAATTGGAAATTAAAAATTTCAAAGAAACAAAAAACCTAACAAAACAAACAATCCAAACCCTGGAGCCACAGAGAACTGTTGAGGGCTGGACTTGCAGAAATTGCGGGACTTCTATTTCCATACCGAACGCAAATTTTTGTCCTTCCTGTGGATCAAGCAAACTCGCTTAA